One Catharus ustulatus isolate bCatUst1 chromosome 2, bCatUst1.pri.v2, whole genome shotgun sequence genomic window carries:
- the MMP7 gene encoding matrilysin: MGTTHYVLLCTVIFLPETHAFPTPQRPQPWSSIDLEKVKGYLDKFFPIFTKTENLSIEERIKEMQKFFHLTVTGRLDTETEKVMELPRCGMPDVAGYQTPSGTRKWPKTHLTYKILSYTPDLPKTKVDDAIERALMVWSDVTPLHFRRVYERQADIEIKFARREHGDGYPFDGRGGTLAHAFEPGPGRGGDAHFDDDEKWSEINQEVNLFLVAAHEFGHSLGLAHSNVRGALMYPLYSYQNPKTFRLPADDRRRIQKLYGARNDCCHFISEDSQEFVSANDLNEKSEIKR, from the exons ATGGGCACCACGCACTACgtcctgctctgcactgtcATCTTCCTGCCTGAGACTCATGCTTTTCCAACACCACAGAGACCACAGCCATGGAGCAGCATAGACCTTGAGAAAGTAAAG GGCTATCTTGATAAATTCTTTCCGATATTtacaaaaacagaaaacctaAGCATAGAAGAAAGGattaaagaaatgcagaagtttTTCCACCTGACTGTAACTGGAAGGTTagacacagaaacagaaaaagtaatGGAACTGCCCAGATGTGGTATGCCTGATGTAGCAGGATACCAAACACCTTCTGGAACTCGAAAATGGCCAAAGACACATTTAACTTACAA GATTCTCAGTTACACACCTGATCTACCCAAAACGAAAGTAGATGATGCAATTGAAAGAGCCTTGATGGTATGGAGTGATGTGACTCCACTGCACTTCCGAAGAGTCTACGAGAGACAGGCAGATATTGAGATTAAATTTGCACGTCGTG agcATGGTGATGGATATCCTTTCGATGGAAGAGGTGGCACTCTGGCCCATGCATTTGAACCGGGACCAGGGCGTGGTGGAGATGCTCATTTTGATGATGATGAAAAATGGTCAGAGATCAATCAAG AGGTCAATTTGTTCCTTGTCGCTGCTCATGAATTTGGCCATTCTTTGGGACTTGCTCATTCAAACGTCCGTGGAGCTCTGATGTACCCTCTCTACTCTTATCAGAACCCAAAAACCTTCAGACTTCCAGCAGACGACAGGCGAAGAATTCAGAAGTTATACG GTGCCAGAAATGACTGCTGCCATTTTATCTCGGAGGATTCCCAGGAATTTGTGTCAGCAAATGACTTAAATGAAAAAAGTGAGATTAAGAGATGA